The genomic stretch GCGCCGCCCGCAGCCGGGCGACAAATGGCACCTGGACGAGGTCTTCGTCAAGATCAACAAGGTGCAGAAGTACTTGTGGCGTGCCGTCGACCAGGACGGGAACGTCCTCGACATCCTGCTGCAGAACCGCCGCGACGAGGCCGCGGCCAGGCGTTTCCTCCGGAAACTGATGAAGAAGACCCGCTCGGTGCCCAGAGTGATCATCACCGACAAGCTCCGCTCCTACGGAGCCGCCCACCGCATGGTGATGCCCTCGGTGGACCACCGCTCCCACAAGGGATCCTGCTGGCCAAATGTGGGGGGCAGTCAGGCCGTGAGGGTGAGGTCAAGTCTCGCGAGGTGACTGGTGCGGGTGTGGTCGAGGGGTTGGTTGTTCCACCAGGCGTCGAGGCGGATGAGGTTGAGGGCGACGGCGGAGTAGACGTGTTCGAGGTGGGTCTTCGCGAGGCCGCGATAGCGGGCCCTGCGGTTACCGGTGACGGCTGTGGCCTGGCGGATGGTGCCCTCGACGCCGGCGCGCAGGGCGTATGTGGTCTGCCAGTCGGCGTCCTGCTGGGCGGCGTGGTTCGTGTTGATCAGTTCCTGCAGGTCCCGTGGGCGCAGGGTGAGCTGGCGGCCCTGGCGTGTGGCGTCGGTGCATGCCGCTCTGACCGGGCAGGGGCCGCAGTCGGCCTCGTCGAAGCGGACCGCGATCCCTTCGCGGCCGTGTTGCCGGGCCGGGCTCCAGAACCTGCTGGTGGCGCCCTGGGGGCAGGTGGCTTGCTCGGCGTCCCAGTCGATGGTGAAGGCTTCGCGCTGGTAACCGGCGTTCTCCCGGTCCTGGCGGGAGGTGCCCGCCAGGAGCGGTGCGACCAGGGTGATCCCGAAGGCGGCCCGGGCCCCGGCGAGGAGTTCCGCGCTTGCGTAGCCGGAGTCGAGGTAGTGCTCGGCGGGCAGCAGGCCCCGGTCGGCGAGGGCCCGGTGGACGGGCTCGACCAGCTTCACATCGGGCACGGTCGCGTCCGTGGTCGCGACATGTGTGATCACGTTCGGGATGTCCGGACGCGCCCGGCGTCCCGGCCGCGGGGTCCCTCCGCCGGGCCGGGGCCGCTGGCAGACCTCGCTGATGTGCAGTTTGTACCCGGTCCAGTGTAGGGCGTTCTTGGTGCCGTTGCGGGCGTCGAGGTCGTAGGGCGAGGCCAGGCGCAGTCTGCCGGGCGGGAGACCCTCCTTGTCCGCCTCCCGCCGCTTGACCACCTCCCGCCCGTCGCCGCCGGTGGTGACCAGGTAGTTCTGCACAGTGATCCGGCGCAGGACCTGGACCGCGGGCAGCTCGCGCAGCCACAGGGGCGAGTGAGGGTTGTGGACCGCCCGCAGCAGGGCCACCGCGTCACGGCCGTAGTCCAGTACGAGTTCGTCCCGCTTGGCTTTGGAGCTGGCGGGACGCCAGCTCTCGTCGATGCGCCGCCCGTAGCGGCGGTTCCACCCACGGACGTCCACGGCCTGCGCCACCCAGTGCGGGGCCGCGGCGGACAGCGCCTCCAGCGCGGCCCGCACCGACTCCCCGCACAGCTCGAGGCGGTTCAGGTCCCGCACCGCCGCCAGCACGTGGGTGGAGTCGGTCCGCTGCTTACCCCCAGCCTTGACCAGGCCCTTGCCCTTCAATGCCGCCAGCAGCAGATCCAGTACCCGCTCCTCCAGGCCGTGCTCGACCACCCGGGTGCGGAACTCCGAGAGCACCGAGGCATCGAAGCCGACGTCCTCCAACTCCAGGCCAAGGCAGTACTTCCACGACAGGTCGAACCGGACCCGGTGGGCGGCGGCGCGGTCGGTCAGGTTCTCCGCCATCTGCAGCACCGTCACCATCGCCAGCCGCCCCGGCGACCAGCCCCGCCGGCCCCGCAGACCGAACGCCCCGGCGAACTCGGCATCCGCGAACAGCCCGCCCAGCTCATCCCGC from Streptomyces sp. NBC_01264 encodes the following:
- a CDS encoding IS1182 family transposase, which gives rise to MSLLPEQWPEVPEVTVRVARAVAGRGAPPLAMRVRDELGGLFADAEFAGAFGLRGRRGWSPGRLAMVTVLQMAENLTDRAAAHRVRFDLSWKYCLGLELEDVGFDASVLSEFRTRVVEHGLEERVLDLLLAALKGKGLVKAGGKQRTDSTHVLAAVRDLNRLELCGESVRAALEALSAAAPHWVAQAVDVRGWNRRYGRRIDESWRPASSKAKRDELVLDYGRDAVALLRAVHNPHSPLWLRELPAVQVLRRITVQNYLVTTGGDGREVVKRREADKEGLPPGRLRLASPYDLDARNGTKNALHWTGYKLHISEVCQRPRPGGGTPRPGRRARPDIPNVITHVATTDATVPDVKLVEPVHRALADRGLLPAEHYLDSGYASAELLAGARAAFGITLVAPLLAGTSRQDRENAGYQREAFTIDWDAEQATCPQGATSRFWSPARQHGREGIAVRFDEADCGPCPVRAACTDATRQGRQLTLRPRDLQELINTNHAAQQDADWQTTYALRAGVEGTIRQATAVTGNRRARYRGLAKTHLEHVYSAVALNLIRLDAWWNNQPLDHTRTSHLARLDLTLTA